A DNA window from Eikenella exigua contains the following coding sequences:
- the leuE gene encoding leucine efflux protein LeuE, with amino-acid sequence MFGIINPLSYLIGTIILIIMPGPNSMFCLSVAAQHGARKAYRAVFGVLLGDLVLILLTVLGAGTVLKLYPALFHAMKLAGGLYLAYIGFGLLRGALRKWFAPAPVLAAGLPPTPPAGHIFKRALLLSLTNPKAILFLLSFFVQFVDPAYPHPALSFLLLALVMQTVSFSYLTLLVFAGHRLANLFRRHRRVTTACTAATGLLFIGFAVSLWLAGIEF; translated from the coding sequence ATGTTCGGCATCATCAATCCCCTCTCCTACCTAATCGGCACCATCATCCTCATCATCATGCCCGGCCCGAACAGCATGTTTTGCCTCTCCGTAGCCGCACAACACGGCGCACGCAAAGCCTACCGCGCCGTATTCGGCGTGCTGCTGGGCGATTTAGTGCTAATCCTGCTTACTGTACTCGGCGCCGGCACCGTGCTCAAGCTCTATCCCGCCCTATTTCACGCCATGAAGCTCGCCGGCGGCCTGTATCTGGCCTACATCGGCTTCGGCCTTTTGCGTGGCGCATTGCGCAAATGGTTTGCCCCAGCGCCCGTTTTGGCAGCCGGTTTGCCGCCCACCCCGCCCGCCGGGCACATCTTCAAACGCGCCCTACTGCTCAGCCTCACCAACCCCAAAGCCATTCTGTTTTTGCTGTCGTTTTTCGTTCAGTTCGTCGATCCCGCCTATCCGCACCCCGCCCTCTCCTTCCTGCTGCTGGCACTGGTTATGCAAACCGTCAGCTTCAGCTACCTCACCCTGCTCGTTTTCGCCGGACACCGCCTCGCCAACCTGTTCCGCCGCCACCGCCGCGTTACCACCGCCTGCACCGCCGCCACCGGCCTGCTCTTTATCGGCTTCGCCGTGAGCCTGTGGCTGGCCGGAATCGAGTTTTAG
- the yaaA gene encoding peroxide stress protein YaaA, translated as MFFILSPAKNLNETSAAPTKEHSQPALLEQSAILMEQLRELAPQDLSALMGVSDKIARLNTERNAAWRPPFSLRNAKQAVYLFNGDVYEGLDAESLTLPQIDWLQGHAGLLSGLYGLLRPLDLIQPYRLEMGTKLANPRGKDLYAFWGGLITELLAERMAEAQTDVLVNLASQEYFKAVQPAKLGGRLIAPVFQDEKNGRYKIISFYAKRTRGLMLRYAAERAITEPEQLLDFNSEGYAFCAAASSENEWVFRRGE; from the coding sequence ATGTTTTTCATCCTCTCGCCCGCTAAAAACCTAAACGAAACCTCCGCCGCGCCCACCAAGGAACACAGCCAGCCTGCGCTGCTTGAGCAGTCTGCCATTCTGATGGAGCAACTGCGCGAGTTGGCGCCGCAGGATTTGTCGGCGTTAATGGGCGTGTCGGACAAAATCGCTCGTCTTAATACCGAGCGCAATGCGGCCTGGCGGCCGCCGTTTAGCCTGCGAAATGCCAAGCAGGCGGTGTATTTGTTTAACGGCGATGTGTATGAAGGCCTCGATGCCGAGAGCCTCACCCTGCCGCAAATCGATTGGCTGCAAGGCCATGCCGGCCTGCTCTCCGGGCTCTATGGCCTGTTGCGCCCCTTAGATTTAATCCAGCCCTACCGTTTGGAAATGGGCACCAAGCTGGCCAACCCGCGCGGTAAGGATTTATACGCCTTCTGGGGCGGCCTGATTACCGAATTGCTGGCCGAACGCATGGCCGAGGCGCAAACCGATGTGTTGGTGAACCTGGCTTCGCAGGAATATTTCAAAGCCGTGCAACCGGCCAAACTCGGCGGCCGCCTGATTGCCCCCGTGTTCCAAGACGAGAAAAACGGCCGCTACAAAATCATTAGTTTCTACGCCAAACGCACCCGCGGCCTGATGTTGCGCTATGCTGCCGAACGCGCCATCACTGAGCCGGAGCAGCTGCTGGATTTCAACAGCGAGGGCTACGCCTTCTGTGCGGCGGCTTCTTCGGAAAATGAATGGGTGTTCCGGCGCGGCGAGTAG
- a CDS encoding amino acid permease: MIAIGGSIGTGLFMASGSAIHMAGPGGALVAYAAIGLMVYFLMTSLGEMATYLPVSGSFSTYAAKFVDPSLGYALGWNYWFSWVITVAVDISIAALVITYWEPMRFMPPWGWSLLFFGLIVLLNMLSVEAFGESEYWFSLVKVVTVVVFLGVGMLTIFGILGGDYVGLANFTVGDAPFLGDGFSGSFLTMLGVFLIAGFSFQGTELIGITAGESENPKESIPKAVKQVFWRILIFYILSIFVIGLLIPYTSPELLGAENVSEIAKSPFTLVFERAGLAMAAAVMNAVILTSILSAGNSGMYASVRMLYAMGKSGMAYKSFRKVNRFGVPVRSVLATAAVVLLLFLIEIFNDHAYEYILAASSLTGFISWLGIAISHYRFRRAYIAQGFDLKDLNYRAKWFPFGPLIALVLCVLVILGQDTELVMSGEIDWQRIVVTYMGLPIFFGFYLYHKLRYRTRVIPLEKVDLGDEEEDEDE, encoded by the coding sequence ATGATCGCCATCGGCGGCAGTATCGGCACCGGCCTGTTTATGGCCAGCGGCAGCGCCATCCACATGGCAGGCCCAGGCGGCGCATTGGTGGCTTATGCCGCCATCGGCCTGATGGTGTATTTCCTGATGACTTCATTGGGCGAAATGGCCACTTATCTGCCGGTGTCCGGCTCGTTTTCCACTTATGCCGCCAAGTTTGTCGATCCCTCGCTGGGTTATGCCCTAGGCTGGAATTATTGGTTTAGTTGGGTCATCACAGTGGCAGTAGACATTTCCATTGCCGCGCTGGTAATCACGTATTGGGAGCCGATGCGCTTTATGCCGCCTTGGGGCTGGAGCCTGCTGTTTTTCGGGCTGATTGTGCTGTTGAATATGTTGTCGGTAGAAGCTTTCGGCGAATCGGAATATTGGTTTTCGCTGGTTAAGGTGGTTACGGTTGTCGTATTTCTCGGCGTGGGCATGCTGACGATTTTCGGTATTCTTGGCGGCGACTATGTGGGTCTGGCTAACTTTACCGTGGGCGACGCGCCGTTTTTAGGTGACGGTTTTTCAGGTAGCTTCTTAACCATGCTGGGCGTGTTCCTGATCGCCGGTTTCTCTTTCCAAGGGACGGAGCTGATTGGCATCACCGCCGGTGAATCAGAAAACCCGAAAGAGAGCATCCCGAAAGCCGTGAAACAGGTGTTTTGGCGCATCCTGATTTTCTATATCTTGTCGATTTTTGTGATCGGCCTGCTGATTCCATACACCAGCCCGGAGCTGTTGGGCGCGGAAAACGTGTCTGAGATTGCCAAATCACCGTTTACGCTGGTGTTTGAGCGCGCTGGCTTAGCCATGGCGGCAGCGGTGATGAACGCGGTGATCCTCACGTCCATCCTCTCCGCCGGCAATTCCGGCATGTATGCCTCGGTGCGCATGTTGTATGCCATGGGCAAAAGCGGTATGGCGTACAAGAGCTTCCGCAAGGTAAACCGCTTCGGCGTACCGGTACGTTCGGTGCTGGCCACGGCAGCGGTGGTGCTGCTGCTGTTTTTAATCGAAATTTTCAACGACCACGCCTATGAATATATTCTGGCCGCTTCAAGCTTAACCGGCTTCATCTCTTGGCTGGGCATCGCCATCAGCCACTACCGCTTCCGCCGCGCCTATATCGCCCAGGGTTTTGATTTGAAAGACTTGAATTACCGCGCCAAATGGTTTCCCTTCGGCCCGCTGATCGCGCTGGTGTTGTGTGTGTTGGTGATTCTGGGTCAGGACACCGAGCTGGTGATGAGCGGCGAAATCGATTGGCAACGGATTGTGGTGACCTATATGGGCCTGCCCATATTCTTCGGTTTCTACCTCTACCACAAACTACGCTACCGCACCCGGGTGATTCCGCTTGAGAAAGTGGATTTGGGCGACGAGGAAGAGGACGAAGACGAATAA